A window from Dama dama isolate Ldn47 chromosome 11, ASM3311817v1, whole genome shotgun sequence encodes these proteins:
- the ANKRD53 gene encoding ankyrin repeat domain-containing protein 53 gives MTSLRDAWAVGWGNRLVGDPAREAPRSGPSTTTLIRERPSASARSASWHFSKWAAAPISKRRYLSGDVHLQLVKAGSTTRKESAVRRHRWARAWAHAHLPSRAGSSSKSLAEEWDQRAIGESYYELFAASLGNLEWLRFCLNQHPGEIVADDKGFTAIHFAAQSGKLACLQVLVEEYKFPVNLPTNNGQTPLHLVIHADNKTVALPCIHYLIKQGAALNIQTCNGSTPLHLAAREGLLSCVKVLVQKGANVHAQDATGCKPIDYCKIWNHRVCARFLKDAMWKRDKKDFAHEMTKLKRLRDQLALMEEDYLTEYQKEHQILREADFKKWLHRKLLLQDQSLIPSVQREPRAPPRATALSKTCKDGVLWPPTTFHPSPEARLQQIQQPNLPLLMPAPTYKPPTIRRPKVWNLSSNPARSPTAQIGYPQGVRLGVHPDPRPERDFRCFVEVRSNGHGGVHLRTVAGRHVEPVPRLPFEVVIRELYPSVRPYRMKVPQGFCSVTMGEVPRKRHLGDSSFWTDTLSMNLRETFDEAFLAAVRAHQGLPALPSPKSPLP, from the exons ATGACGAGTCTCCGGGATGCGTGGGCCGTGGGGTGGGGTAACCGACTGGTCGGTGACCCGGCTAGGGAGGCGCCCCGGTCCGGCCCCTCCACCACGACCCTAATCCGGGAGCGCCCGTCGGCCTCCGCCCGTAGCGCCAGCTGGCACTTCAGCAAGTGGGCGGCGGCGCCCATCAGCAAGCGGCGGTACCTCTCCGGGGACGTACACCTGCAGCTGGTGAAGGCGGGCTCAACCACCCGCAAAGAGTCGGCGGTCCGGCGTCACAGGTGGGCCCGGGCCTGG GCTCACGCCCACCTTCCTTCCCGCGCCGGCTCCAGTTCCAAGAGTCTAGCGGAGGAGTGGGACCAGAGGGCGATCGGAGAAAGCTACTACGAGCTGTTCGCGGCCTCATTGGGCAACCTGGAATGGTTGCGGTTCTGTCTAAATCAGCACCCTGGCGAAATCGTGGCCGATGACAAG GGTTTCACTGCCATCCACTTTGCAGCCCAGAGCGGCAAGCTTGCATGCCTGCAGGTCTTGGTGGAGGAGTACAAGTTCCCCGTAAACCTGCCCACTAACAACGGCCAGACACCTCTGCACCTTGTCATCCATGCTGACAACAAGACCGTGGCCCTCCCCTGCATTCACTATCTGATTAAGCAAGGGGCGGCCCTCAACAT TCAGACGTGCAATGGCTCCACACCTCTGCATCTGGCAGCCCGCGAGGGCCTGCTGAGCTGTGTCAAAGTCCTGGTGCAGAAAGGTGCCAACGTCCATGCACAAGATGCCACCGGCTGCAAGCCCATTGACTACTGCAAAATATGGAACCACCGAGTCTGTGCCCG GTTCTTGAAAGATGCCATGTGGAAACGGGACAAGAAGGACTTTGCCCATGAGATGACGAAACTGAAGAGGCTCAGGGACCAGCTGGCCCTCATGGAGGAGGACTACCTCACTGAGTACCAA AAGGAGCACCAAATTCTGAGAGAAGCTGACTTCAAGAAGTGGCTCCATCGCAAGTTGCTACTCCAAGACCAGTCCCTAATACCCAGCGTTCAGCGAGAGCCCCGTGCTCCGCCCCGGGCCACGGCCCTCTCCAAGACCTGCAAGGACGGGGTACTGTGGCCTCCCACGACCTTCCACCCCTCCCCGGAGGCTCGTCTACAACAGATACAGCAGCCCAATCTGCCCTTGCTGATGCCTGCGCCCACCTATAAGCCGCCCACCATCAGGCGGCCCAAGGTGTGGAATCTCAGCAGCAACCCCGCCAGGTCCCCCACCGCCCAGATCGGCTACCCACAGGGCGTCCGCCTGGGTGTGCATCCCGACCCCAGGCCAGAGCGTGACTTCCGCTGCTTCGTGGAGGTGAGGTCCAACGGGCACGGTGGCGTGCACCTGCGCACGGTGGCCGGCCGCCATGTGGAGCCTGTGCCCCGGCTGCCTTTTGAAGTGGTAATCCGCGAGCTGTACCCTTCGGTGCGGCCCTACAGAATGAAGGTGCCCCAGGGCTTCTGCTCTGTCACTATGGGAGAGGTGCCCCGGAAGCGGCACTTGGGCGACAGCAGCTTCTGGACCGACACGCTGAGCATGAACCTGCGAGAGACATTCGACGAAGCCTTCCTGGCGGCTGTTCGAGCCCATCAAGGACTCCCCGCTCTGCCTTCCCCTAAATCACCCCTCCCTTAA
- the TEX261 gene encoding protein TEX261, which produces MWFMYVLSWLSLFIQVAFITLAVAAGLYYLAELIEEYTVATSRIIKYMIWFSTAVLVGLYVFERFPTYMIGVGLFTNLVYFGLLQTFPFIMLTSPNFILSCGLVVVNHYLAFQFFAEEYYPFSEVLAYFTFCLWIIPFAFFVSLSAGENVLPSTMQPGDDVVSNYFTKGKRGKRLGILVVFSFIKEAILPSRQKIY; this is translated from the exons ATGTGGTTCATGTACGTGCTGAGCTGGCTGTCGCTCTTCATCCAGGTGGCCTTCATCACGCTGGCCGTCG CCGCTGGACTTTATTACCTGGCCGAATTGATAGAAGAATACACAGTTGCAACCAGCAGGATCATAAAATACATGATCTGG TTCTCCACAGCTGTGCTGGTTGGCCTCTACGTTTTTGAGCGCTTCCCCACCTACATGATTGGCGTGGGCCTCTTCACCAACCTTGTCTACTTTGGCCTCCTCCAGACCTTCCCCTTCATCATGCTGACCTCACCTAACTTCATCCTGTCGTGCG GGCTAGTGGTGGTGAATCATTACCTAGCGTTTCAGTTTTTTGCAGAGGAATATTACCCTTTCTCAGAG GTCCTGGCCTATTTCACCTTCTGTCTGTGGATAATCCCATTTGCGTTCTTCGTGTCACTCTCGGCTGGGGAGAACGTCCTGCCCTCCACCATGCAGCCAGGAG ATGACGTGGTCTCCAATTACTTCACCAAAGGCAAGCGGGGCAAACGCTTAGGGATCCTGGTTGTCTTCTCATTCATCAAAGAGGCCATTCTACCCAGTCGGCAGAAGATATACTGA